From the genome of Streptomyces sp. S4.7:
GCCTCGTGACACATCGTCAGCCACTCGTCCAGCGTGTCGGGCCAGGGCGCCGCCTTGCCGAGCTTCCCGGCCCAGTCGCGGGCGACGGGCAGCAGCCGCGGATAGAGCGCGGCCCGCAACTCCCTCACGAGATCGGGAAGTTCATGGGTGAAGTAGCGGTACTGTCCGGACCCGAACCGGTGGCGGGCCATGTCCACGGTCGTCCGGAACCGTTCCCCGTCGTCGTACAGCACGCTGATCGCACGGCACTCGGCGGGGGAGAGGAGCGGCTGTCCGGTGAGGGCGTTGCCGTACGCGTTCAGGTCGCCGGTGATCGCGTCCCAGTCCTGCGCGGCGACGCGATCACCGGTCCTGCCCGCCGTGTCGATGGTCCGCATCGTCTCTCCGCCTCTCCGGTCGCTCTCGGTGCACTGTCGACAGTGCCGCCCGTGGGCCTTTCCCGCTGGCGGGATTCGGACATCGTCGCGGCGGGGCGCGATGTCCGAGTCCACGCCCTCGATGTGCGGCCGGTCGGTTGCCCGGCAGGGCTATCCGACGGGCAGGTCCGCCTTCGCGAGGAACCCGCGGATCAGCTCGGCGACCTCGTCCAGCGCGCTTTCGAGCAGGAAGTGACCTCCGTCGAGGAGATGCACCTGCGCGTCGGGCACGTCGTCGGCGAACGCACGGGCGCCGTCCGGAGCGAAGATCTCGTCGTTCTCGCCCCAGACGGCCAGCAGGGGAGGCCGGCGGTCACGCAGATAGGCGTGCAGGGTCGGATAGAGCGGCAGGTTGCTCGCGTAGTCGAGCAACAGCTTCAGCTGCACGCGGTCGTTGCCGGGGCGGGACACCAGGGCGTGGTCGTGGAGCCAGGTGTCGGGACTGACCAGGCTCGGATCCGCGACGCCGTGCAGATACTGCCACTTGATCATGTCCAGGCTGAAGGCCTCCCGGATGGCGCCCACCGTCTCGGGGGTCTGCTCGCGCCAGTACGCCCGTGCGGGCTCCCAGAAACTCTCCACGAGGCCGGCCTCGTAGCCGTTGCCGTTCTGCGTGACGATCGCCGTGATCGCGTCCGGGTCCCGCAGCGCCAGGCGCCAGCCGATCGGGGCACCGTAGTCCTGGACGTAGATGGCGTACCGGGACACCCCGAGCCCGGCGAGAAGCTGCCGGGTGAGGTCGGCGAGGGCGTCGAAGGTGTAGTCGAACTGCCCGACGGGCGGCGCGTCGGACAGACCGAAGCCGAGATGGTCGGGGGCGATGACGTGATAGCGGTCCGCCAGCTCCGGGATGAGATGGCGGAACATGAAGGAGCTGGTGGGGAAGCCGTGCAGCAGGACGAGTACGGGAGCGTCGGCTTCTCCCGCCTCCCGGTAGAACAGCTGCCGGCCCTGAACTGTCGCGTAGCGGTGATGGACATCGGCCATGACGGTCTCCTTGGCTCTGGCCCCGAGTCTCTGGGCGTGCCACGCCGGTCCGGCCGATCGATCCGCCGGACCGGGTGTGCTCACGCCTGCGCCGACTGGGCGGCGTCACGGTGGCGCCGGTAGTGGCGGGCGACGCGGGCACGGTTGCCGCAGTCGGCGGAACACCATTCCCGGCGTGGGTGGGAGCGCACGAAATACAGCACGCAGCGAGGGCCGTGGCAGGCCCGCAGCTCGGTCCTGCCGGGCCCGGCGAACAGGCGTACGCCTTCCTCCGCGAGCTGCGACAGGATCCACCCGGACGAGGTGCCCTCGGTGGCGGCAGTACGGGTCGGTCCGTTCTCCCCCGTCCACTCCAGCATGGACCAGGAGGGTGTGTACGCGCAGGACTCGTTGACGGCGTCGACCGCCGCCAACACGGCGTCGGCGTCGGACGCCACTTCGGACGAGCCCCCCGGACCCCTGCCCCGCGTGTCCGCCGTGTCGCCGGTCGTGACTGCGGCGAGACGGCGCAGCGCGTCACGCAGCCGCCGGAACCGTCGGAGGTCGTCCGCCGACGGTTCCGGCAGCCGCGCGAGGGACGGCCCGTCGGCCTGCGGGAGGCGCGGCCCGACGCCGCGCAGCCAGGCCGCGAGACCTCCGGGACGCGCCAGCTCGTCGTGCACGCCGTCCCGGTCGGCCCAGACCGTGTTCATGAACTCGACCGGCAGTGGCTCCCCCAGCAGCGGAGCCGCTGTCGGGAGCGGGCCCTCGGACGTGCCGGGCTCAGTGCTCTCCATAGGAGCGATCATAATACGGAAACTAATGGTTGTCGACTGGAGTAAGCATGTGGATCCGAATGTCAGCGCCGACGTACCTGGGTCCACTCGGCGAACCACCAGACGAACGCGACCAGCACCGCCCAGAGCAGTGCGTGCCCGGCGGCCGACGGCCAGGGCAGTTCCCCGCCGAACCGCTCCACCCCGGCCGTCGCGGCCCAACTCACGAGCAGAACCACCAGGATCCGGATACGTCGGTGTCTCAACATGAGAGCCGGGTACCCAAGATCATGAGCCGGACACGCGACACGGCCGCACTCGGCTACCCGAAGCCACCGGTGTCACCGGGTAGCCACCGGTGGCGGCTACCGCGGCAGCACCGCGTAGATCGTCTTGCCGGGACCGGGCCCCGGACCGGGCGCGATCGCCAGCCAGCCCGCCAGCCTGCGGACCATGTGCCAGCCGAACCCGCCTCCACCGCCGTCCAGATCGGGGGCGCGCTCGCGCGGCGGCGCCGGGTTCGGGTCGCTCACGGCCACGGTCACCGAGTCCGGCGCCGCGGACAGTTCGAGCGTGTACCGGCCGCCGCCGTGCCGCAGGGCGTTGGTGACCAGTTCGGACACCACCAGGACGATGGTGTCGACCACGCCGGAGCCCGGCGCCGGAGTGAGGCTGCCGGTGAAGGCCCTGGCGGTGTCGCGGGCCTCGTGGATCCCCGCCGGACTGTCGCCTCGCACCACGCCCGGTTCGGGCATCACGTCGGTGATCCTCGTGCCGTTCATGCGTGTTCACCTCACGTGCATCGCTTGTACCGCTTTCAGGGCAAGCGTGCCCGCTCGGTCCGACTTCAGGCCCGTGGAATCAGCCGCGCCCCCGGCCTCCTCCCGCCCGTCCCCCTTCCCGCCCGCGGCCCCGCCCTCGTCCCAGAGATCGGTGCTGTACGCGCCGACAAGTGCCCCGACCCGGTCCAGGAGTTCGACGGCGGCCAGGGCGTCGAGGCGCCGCCCGTCCCGCAGGCGCAGCGCGACCGAGTCCCCGGCGGCCTCCCTCGCTCCGATCACCGCCTGGTACGGCACCAGCCTGGCGGCCCTGACGCGGGCGCCCAGGGTGCCGTGCCCAGTCCCCGAGACCTCGGCTCGCAGGCCTCGCGCGGCGCATCGCTCCACGAGCGCCCGCGCGTGCGGGAGTTCGGCGTCGGAGACGGGCAGGAACACGAGCTGGGTGGGCGCGAGCCAGCCGGGAAAGGCTCCGCCGTGCCGCTCCACGAGGTGCGCCACGGCCCGCTCCACACTGCCGATGACACTGCGGTGGATCATCACCGGCCGGTGCCTGGCGCCGTCGGCGCCGATGTAGCGCAGATCGAACTGTTCGGGCTGGTGGAAGTCGACCTGGACGGTCGACAGGGTCGACTCGCGCCCGGCCCCGTCGGTGATCTGTACGTCGATCTTCGGACCGTAGAACGCCGCCTCGCCCTCCACCGCCTCGTACGCGACGCCCGCCTCGTCGAGAACCTCGGTGAGCAGCGCGGCGGACCGCTCCCACAGGGCCGGATCGGCGACGTACTTCCCGCCGGGCCCCGGCAGGGACAGCCGGAAGCGGGCCGGACGGATACCGAGCGCGGCGTACGCCCGCCGGATCAGCTCCAGCGCCGCCCGCGCTTCCCCGGCCACCCGGTCCACGGTGCAGAAGATGTGCGCGTCGTTGAGCTGAATGGCGCGTACGCGGGTGAGTCCGCCGAGCACCCCGGACAGCTCGGAGCGGTACATGGCACCCAACTCGGCCATCCGCAGCGGCAGTTCACGGTAGCTGCGGGCGCGGGACCGGAAGATCAGCGCATGGTGCGGACACAGGCTCGGCCGCAGGACGAACCGCTCCCCGCCCAGCTCCATCGGCGGGAACATGTCGTCGCTGTAGTGCGACCAGTGCCCCGAGATCTCGTACAGCTCCCGTTTGGCCAGCACCGGTGAGTACACGTGCCGGTACCCGGCGCGCCGCTCGACGCCACGGATGTACTCCTCCAGGGCGTGCCGTACGGTCGCGCCGTCGGGCAGCCAGTACGGCAGGCCGGCGCCGATCAGCGGATCGGTGTCGAACAGGCCCAATTCGCGGCCGAGTCTGCGGTGGTCGTGCATGGGGGTCTCCTCGCTTGCGTGGAGCGAGTGACCACGTGACGAAGCCCCGGGGCACTCGCCCCGGGGCTTCGAACTGGATCAGCAGTCAGCGCGCCGGGACACTCTCCGGCGTCGTCGTCATCGCGGCACGCTTCATGACGGCGACGGTAGAGCCGAACCCGCGCCCGCGGCAACGCCATTTCCGCCCCGCGTCCCGCGAACACCTTGTGTCGTAGCTCTGGACACCCGCCGATCGGGCGTGCTGTCATTCCGCTGCGCACTCTTTCCAACGTTGTAATGCCAGGGACGGAACCCTTCAGCTCCCGCTCGTTCCGCCCCCGCCCGCGCGAGGACACCGAGGACAACCATGAGACGAAAGCCCGCCACCCGTTCCCGACCACTGCTCCGCTCGCTGCTGCTCGCCGTCGCCCTGCTGCTGCCGGCGAGTGGTTTCGTTCCGGCCGCGACGGCCGCCGACACCGCCTCCGCCGATGTCCGCTCCGCCGCCGCCCCGGCCGCGGACGACGTGCACGGTCTCAAGGGCGAGTACTTCAGCATGTCCGCGCCGGGTGCGCGCGACTTCGCCGACCTCGGGGGAGTGGCCCTCGACCCCCAGATCGAATTCCCGGGCCTGGCCTCGACGTTCGAGTCCATGACCGGCCGCACCGAACACACCACCGCCCGCTGGACCGGCCGGATCGAGGCCCCCGCGAGCGGCGACTACACCTTCTACGCGACCGGCGACAACGGCTTCCGGGTGTGGATCGGCGACAAGGTGGTCATCGACCACTGGGAGCCGGACTGGGACAAGGAGCAGACCAGCGAACCGGTCGCGCTGACCGCCGGTCAGCCGCAGGACGTCCGGGTCGAGATGTTCCAGGACATCGGCGGCGCGAACATGTTCCTGCGCTGGTCGGGCGCCGGGACCCAGAAGCAGATCGTCCCCGAGTCCGCGTTCACCCCGCCCGCCGAGTTCGAGATCTACCCGGTCTCGCTGACGGTCGGCGAGGACGGCCGCCGGCTCCGCGCGACCTTCGAGGACAAGGTCGGTGGCACGATCGCGGAGCTGGGGGACCATCTGAAGATCGAGGTCGACACCACGCAGATGCCGGTCTCCTCCGTCGCCCGCACACCCGGCGACCCCTACTCCCTGACCGTCACGCTGAAGGCGCCGGTCCAGAAGGACCAGCGGGTCGGCTTCCGTTACGACGGCAAGGCCGGCCTCCAGGCCGGCGGCGAGACGGTGCCGGAGATCATGCGCACAGCGGCCAACGACTCCACGCACCGGCTCACCACCGAGTGGGGTGACAAGATCGACCCGGACAACCCGCTGCCCGAGTACCCCCGCCCGCAGCAGGTGCGCGACAACTGGAAGAACCTGAACGGACCTTGGCAGTTCGCGGGCGCCGAGAAGGACGAAAGGCCCGTCTTCGGCAAGGACCTCGACGAGAAGATCATCGTGCCGTTCCCGGTCGAGTCGCAGCTCTCCGGCCTCGAACGCCACGAGGACCACATGTTCTACCGCAAGCTCGTCACCGTGCCCCAGGGCTGGAAGGTCGGCAGCGGCAAGCGGCTGAAGCTCAACTTCGACGCCGTCGACTACGCGACCCGCGTCTGGGTCAACGGCACCCAGGTCACCGAACACACCGGCGGCTACACGGCGTTCAGCGCCGACATCACCGACGCGCTCAAGGACGGCGGCATGGGCCCGCAGGAGATCGTCGTCGCCGTCACCGACACCAACGGTCCCAACCAGCCGATGGGCAAGCAGTCCACCGACCCCGGCGGCATCGTCTACACCCAGTCGTCGGGCATCTGGCAGACGGTGTGGATGGAGCCCGTCGCGACGGCGGCCGTCGACGAACTCGTCACCACACCCGACATCGACTCCGGCACCCTGGCCGTCACCGTCAACTCCGCCGAGGCCTCACCCGACGCCAAGGTCAGGGCGGTCGCCCGCGACGCCAAGGGCCGGATCGTCTCGGCGGTCAGCGGCCGTCCCGGCACCGAACTGCGCCTGCCGGTCAGGAACCAGCGGCTCTGGACCCCGGACGACCCGTACCTCTACGACCTGGACGTCACCCTCACCGACGGCCGCTCCACCGACAGCGTCGACAGCTACTTCGGTATGCGGTCCGTCGGAATCGAGAAGGTCGGCGGCTACCAGAAGCTCGTACTGAACGGAAAGCCGGTCTTCTCCCTCGCCATGCTGGACCAGGGGTTCTGGCCCGACGGCCTCTACACCCAGCCCAGCGACGCGGCGCTCGCCTTCGACCTCAAGGCCCAGAAGAAGCTCGGCTTCAACGCCGTACGCAAGCACATCAAGGTCGAGTCGGCCCGCTTCTACCACCACGCCGACAAGCTCGGTCTCCTCGTCTGGCAGGACTTCGTCTCCAGCGACATCACCAACGAGGCCGGACAGCGGACCTTCGTCGACGAGGGCAAGCAGATGATGCGGCAGCTGCACAACTCGCCCTCCATCATCGGCTGGATCGTCTTCAACGAGGGCTGGGGCGAGTGGAACCGCGAGGAGACCGGCCGGATCGCCGAGTCGGTGAAGGAGACCGACCCCTCTCGCATCGTCAACGCCCACAGCGGTGTCAACTGCTGCTCCTCCAAGGGGGATTCGGGCAAGGGCGAGATCATCGACCACCACGACTACGTCAACAACGACGCCCCCTTCCCCGACCACCGCGCCGCGATGGACGGGGAGCACGGCGGCTTCACCCTCCGCACCCCCGGGCACATGTGGCCGGGCCCGCCCGCCGCGATCTACAGCGGAGTGGCCGACAAGGACGCGCTCACCGCGAAGTACGTGCAGAACACCACGGACTTCTACCTCGAAGCGGCGGGCGCCGAACTCTCCGGCTCCGTGTACACACAGGTCAGTGACCTGGAGAACGAACTCAACGGCTTCTACACATACGACCGCCGGGAGATAAAGGTCGATCCGGCGCCGGTGCGCGCCATCAACGAGAAGGTCATCGAGGCAGGCGCCGAAGCCGGCGAACGGGACGAGCTGAGCGGCGGCGGACACTGGCCGCTGGACGAGGGCAAGGGCACCACCGCCCGGGACGAGGGCCCCAACGGCAGCTCACTGAGCCTCGTCGGCGGCTCAACCTGGACACCGGGTGTCAGCGGCACGGCGCTCGCCTTCGACGGCGACGGCCAGTACGCGCAGACCGAAGGACCGGTGGTCGACACGACCAGGAGCTACTCGGTGTCGGCGTGGGTCACGCTCGACGAACTGCCGGGCAACTACGCCACGGCGGTGAGCCAGGACGGACGGCGCACGGAGAATCCGTTCTATCTCCAGTACGGCCAGGGCGCGTTCGCGTTCAGCACCCCCGGCGGCAACCGCGCGCGCCTGGAGATCCGCCCCGAGACGGACCGCTGGTACCACCTCGTCGGCGTCCGAGACTCGGCCTCGGACGACATCACGCTGTACGTCGACGGCGCACCGGTCTCGACCGTCGCCGCGGGACCGGTCGATGTGAGCACCGGACCGCTGTCGCTCGGCCGCGCGAAGTACGACGGCGCCAAGGGCGACTTCTGGAACGGATCGATCGACCAGGTACGCGTCTACGACCATGCGCTGACGGGCAGTCAGGTTCAACAGCTGCACGAGGACGAACAGCCGGAGTAGCGCGGACACCCCGCGACGTGGTCCCCGGCGAGCCGCTCGGCTCGCCGGGGACCACACGCGCGTCGGGCACGGGCCTCCCCGTCAGGGCAGCGGCGCGCCGCGCGCCGTCAGCCACAGGTCGTACCACTCCTCGTGGGTGAGTTCAGGCTCCCGTACGGCCGCGTCGGCGCAGGCGCGGATGCGCTCCGGCCGCGCGCTGCCGACGACCGGCGCGATCCGGGCGGGGTGCCGTTGCAGCCACCACAGCAGGATCGTCTCCGGCGTGGTGTTCTTCGCCTCGGCCAGGGAGGCGACGAGCCGCGCCGTCGCCCGCTCGTCCGGGGTCTCCTGACGGCCCGTGTACCGTCCCCGCGCGAGGGCTCCCCACGCCTGGATCGCGATCCCGTTCGCCCGGCAGTACTCGGTCGTCCCGAGCGGATATCCGTTCTCGGCCGCCTCCGGGGTGTTGACCAGCACCCCGGCCTCGACCCAGTCCCGGCGCGCCAGGCTCATCTCCAACTGGTTGGCGACCAGCGGGAATCCGAGCCCCGCCCGCAGTGGGGCGATCTGCGCGCCGCCCATGTTCGACACGCCGAACCGCCGCACGAGACCCTGCTGGTGGAGCGAGGTGAGGGCGCTCGCGATGTCGTCCGGGTCGGCGAGCGGGTCGGGCCGGTGCAGCAGCAGGACGTCGATGACGTCCGTACGCAGTCTGGTCAGGCTCTCCTCGACGCGCCGGACGATGCTGGCGGCGCGCAGGTCGTAGATGCCGGGCCGGTCGCCGTCGGCGAGCCGGATACCGCACTTCGTCTGTACGACGACACGCTCCCGCAGCCCGGGGGCGCGGCCGAGGACCTCCCCGAAGACGGCCTCCGACTTCCCGTGCCGGTAGATGTCGGCGTGGTCGAACGTGGTGATCCCGCTCTCCAGCGCCGCCTCGACGGCCGCCTCGGCGGCGTCGATGTCCGCCGGGCCGTAGGGGGTGGTGTCCCAGCCGCCGCCCAGCCCCATACAGCCGTAGAGCAGCCGGTCGGCGTTCTTCGTCTCCGCTTCTTTCGTCTCTTTCGTCACGCGGTCACCCTACGGCGGCCGGGAACGCGTGTGGCTCCGGGGAAGCCGCCCAGGAGCCACACGGTCCGTACGTCCTGCCGGGGCAGGTCAGCAGTACAGGTTGCCGCCCGGCGCGACGCCCAGGATCTGGGTGAAGCGCTGGTAGTTGCTGATCCGGCTCTGGACCGTCGCGGGGTTGCGTCCGTCGCACTCCAGCGAGCCGTTGATGGACCGGATCGTCTGACCGAAGCCGGCCTGGTTGACCATCGCGTTGTGGGGGGTCATGGTGCCCGGACCGTTCTGGGTGTTCCGGTACCAGAGGCCGGTCTTCCAGGCGACGGCCGAGTCGTTCTGCACCCGCCACGGGTCGGCGAGCAGGTTGATGCCGAGTGCGTCACCGGCCGCCTTGTAGTTGAAGTTCCAGCTGAGCTGGATGGGTCCGCGGCCGTAGTACGCCGCCTGGCCGGCCGGGCACCCGTAGGACTGCGAAGCGTCGCAGTAGTGCGGGTAGTTGGCCGTGTTCTGCTCCACGACATGGACCAGGCCGCCGGTTTCGTGGCTGACGTTGGCGAGGAACGCCGCGGCCTCCTGGCGCTTGACGGTGTCGCTGCCGGTGGTCGCGAAGGCGGGGTAGGCGCTCAGCGCCGCGGTGAGACCGCCGTAGCTGTAGAAGCCGTTGCGGCTCGGGAACATCTGGTTGAACTGCGCCTCGCTGACGACGAACCCGCCCGGCGACGGGTTGCCGCCGCCACCGCTCGGCGCGTTCCACTTCTGGTTCGACTGCCCCGTGCAGGTCCATATCTGGAGCCGGGTGCCGTTCGCCGTACTCCGGTTCTGAACGTCCAGGCACTTGTCCGCCTGCGGGTTGACGATGTCGTTCGCCCCGGAGACGGCCCAGCGCTGGTTCGGGCCGCCGGTGCAGTCCCACAGCTGGACGAGGGCGCCGTCGGCGGTGCTGTTGCCCACGACGTCCAGGCACTTGCCGAGCGCGCGCAGCGTGCCGTCGCCCGAGTTGGACCAGTGCTGCGCGTTGCTGCCGTTGCAGTCGTAGATCTGTACGGGGGTGCCGTTGGCGTTGCTCGCCCCGGCGGCGTCGACGCACTTGCCGGCCAGACCGGTTATCCGGCCGTCGGCCGCCTGGGCGGCCGGAGCGGTGAAGGCGGTAGCGATGAGGGCTGCGACCGTGAGGAGGATCGCGGACCGTACGAGGGAAACGCCTCTGCCGGATTTGCTCGACATCTCTGAATCCTTTCCCTTCGCGCCAACGGCGCACAGAGCCCTGTCGGTTCGCCGACAGGGCCAAGGAGGAGATGCGCATGAGTGGTGTGTCGATTGGATTGAAAAGGAAGGTCTAGACCTTGTCAAGCACATGGTGAAGGAGGTCCAAGGGGCGCCATGGCGGACCGTCGGGGCGTTCTCGGCGACGCGTGACCGAATGGCATATGACGTCGTGTGAGATCCGATACGGTATCCCGCGACGCGCCTCCCGCCTGCTGGACAGGTGGCGATCTGCGTGCTCGCACATCAAACCTGGCGTACCGCGTACCGGCCCATCGAGGACGAGGCGCTGACCTGGTGTTTCTTGATCGACAACCCTCTATCGGTAAGGTCTGTTAAGGCAATATGACTATCTGCTACCTTGCATTTGAGACCATCGCGGCAGGGAGGTGGCAATCGTGAGCACGCCGAGTGCCGCCGTGCAGCGCCTGCGTCTGCGGACCGAGCTCCGCAGGGCCCGGGGCAACGCGGGACTGACCCAGCGTCAGGTCGCCATCAAGATGGAATGGAGCCCCTCGAAACTCATCAGAATCGAGGCGGGCGAAGTCGCGGTCACCGTCAACGACCTCAAGGCGCTGCTCGCCGAATACGGGGTGACGGAGCGACGCAAGACCGAGGGACTGCTGGAACTGGCCAGGGGCAGCCGGAAGATGCCCTTCAGCGAGTACCGCGACGTGTTCAGCAAGGAATTCCTCTCCTTCCTCGCCCTGGAGTCCTCCGCCTCGATCATCCGAGGCTTCCACTTCTTCGTGGTGCCCGGTCTCTTCCAGACGGAGGAGTACATGCGGGCACTCGTCGCGGGAACCTCCCAGGCGACCTCCCCCGAACGGCTCGACCGTCTGGTCGAGGCACGCCTCGCCCGGCAGGACCTGCTGGAGGGCGAGGAGGGGCCGAAGCTCCTGATGGTCCTCGACGAGTCGGTCCTGCGCCGGCAGGTCGGCGGACCGGGCGTGATGCGCGCCCAGCTCGAACGGCTGGCGGACCTGGCGGCCCACCCCCGGATCACGATCCAGGTCATGCCGTTCAGCGCCGGCGCACACCAGGGCATCCTCGGCCCCTTCACCCTGTTCGAGTTCTCCGAGGAGGGCATGCCCGACTCCGTCTATCTGGAGAACCCGCGCGGGGATTCGTTCGCGAGCAGCGCCCCGGAGGTGACGGGGAAGTACATCGAGGCCTTCTACGAACTGGAGGACCAGGCACTCGGTGGCGACATGGAGCAGGTGCTGCGCCAGGTCGTCGAGCACATCGGTGAAGGAAGCGAGGACCTGACGCTCCCGGCCGAGGCCGGCGAGCCGTAGAAGACCGGGACCGATCCGCTACCTCTGAGCAACGCGCCACCCGCGGCCACGCCCGATGCCGCGGTTTCTGACGAGTGATCACCGAGGTGGCTGATGAACAGGTCGGCGGCTCTCACCGGCGGCGGCATCCGTTGCCGCCGGTGGAGGGTACGGGGGTACCGGCATGCCAGGACGTAAACGCCCCGGTGTCGAAACCTGGGTGCACATCTGCAACGAGATCATTCACCACGTACTGCCCTTCCGGGCGCGGACGGTCCATCTGCTGTGGGTCGTCACGATTCCGCCGGTGGTGCTGGGCGGGTCCTTCTACATCGTCTTCTCGGTCCTTGTCCCGAACCCGCAGGGCTGGTTCGGCGTGGCCGGCTGTGGGGCGGGCGTCCTGCTCGTGGCCCGGTTGCGCACCCGGCTGAACCTCATGTCGGGCGGACGCGGGGCGATCAGTCCGTCGGAGGCAACGCCCAGTGCCGGGGCCGGGGTTGCCCGGCCGGCCGGGGCGGCACCCGCCGAGCCGACCGGAGAAGAGGAGGCGCCCACCAGCCCGCTGCCGCCGTGAGAACCAGCGCCGTGAGGACACCGGCCACCGCCGTACCGGCGGCACTCGCCGCGCCGTAGCCGGCGCCGAACGCGAGGATTCCCGTCAACAGGGCGTAACCGGACCAGAACCAGCCCGTGGTGCGAGGTGAGCGCGAGAGCATCGAACGCGTCATCGGTCATCCCCCTTGAGCTACGTCTGCGCAGCCAGCGTATCCATCACACCCGGCGCCGCAAGGCCGCGCACACGGCCATCTGGCGTGAACGCAACACCCGCGATCATGGCGGAATCCGGCATGTTCGTTTTCCCGTGCGCGATTGTTATCCTGAAGCAACGTGCCGACGTTTCCCTGCACTTGATCGAATTCGTCGGACCGAGAGTCGCACCGCCGCAGCGAGCTGCCCCAACCAGGCTTTCCGCACACATCGTCAAGGAGGCGTGGGTGACTGAGTCATGGGCATGGCGCAAGAGCAGCTTCAGCGATGCCGGCGCCGACAACTGCGTGGAACTCGCCCGGCACACCGACCGGGTCATGATCCGTGATTCGCGGTATCCGCACCGTGCCGTGCTGGGTTTCTCCCGCGCGCCCTGGAAAGCGTTCCTCGACCACACCTGCCACGCGTCCCATCCCCTGGTGGAGGACCGGCCGTGACTCTCCGGCGCTTCCCGCTCTCCCGGCGCTCCCTGATCCCCTAGGAAAAGGCCGCCGTGGGACCGCCCGCGTCGAGATCACCCTTGCGCAGACGGTAGACCTGCAACTGCAGGTTGTAATACTTCTCCGTCTCGCCGACCCACTCCATCCCGACCCGCCGGGCCGTCGCCGCGCCTCGCGTGTTCCGGGGCCGTACCACCGCGAACAGTTCCTCGACCCCGGCGTCCGACTCGAAGGCCTGATGCGCCACGGCATGGCCCGCCTCCGCGGCCAGACCCTGCCCCCAGACACCGGGAGCCAGCTGCCAGCCGATCTCCAGATCGCTGCCGAGGGGCGGCAGCGGCAGCAGGGCCACCCCACCGACCAGCTCACCGGTCTCGCGCAGGGAGACGGCCCACCGGCCCTGGGGAGGTTCGAGAGTCTCCGACTCGGCGACCCACCGCTCGATCAGGCGCTCCATGGCTGCCAGGTCCGACACCGGCTCCAGAGCCGGGGCGAGCCACCGGGACACCTCGTCCACGCCGTACACCGGCA
Proteins encoded in this window:
- a CDS encoding glycoside hydrolase family 19 protein codes for the protein MSSKSGRGVSLVRSAILLTVAALIATAFTAPAAQAADGRITGLAGKCVDAAGASNANGTPVQIYDCNGSNAQHWSNSGDGTLRALGKCLDVVGNSTADGALVQLWDCTGGPNQRWAVSGANDIVNPQADKCLDVQNRSTANGTRLQIWTCTGQSNQKWNAPSGGGGNPSPGGFVVSEAQFNQMFPSRNGFYSYGGLTAALSAYPAFATTGSDTVKRQEAAAFLANVSHETGGLVHVVEQNTANYPHYCDASQSYGCPAGQAAYYGRGPIQLSWNFNYKAAGDALGINLLADPWRVQNDSAVAWKTGLWYRNTQNGPGTMTPHNAMVNQAGFGQTIRSINGSLECDGRNPATVQSRISNYQRFTQILGVAPGGNLYC
- a CDS encoding helix-turn-helix transcriptional regulator, translated to MSTPSAAVQRLRLRTELRRARGNAGLTQRQVAIKMEWSPSKLIRIEAGEVAVTVNDLKALLAEYGVTERRKTEGLLELARGSRKMPFSEYRDVFSKEFLSFLALESSASIIRGFHFFVVPGLFQTEEYMRALVAGTSQATSPERLDRLVEARLARQDLLEGEEGPKLLMVLDESVLRRQVGGPGVMRAQLERLADLAAHPRITIQVMPFSAGAHQGILGPFTLFEFSEEGMPDSVYLENPRGDSFASSAPEVTGKYIEAFYELEDQALGGDMEQVLRQVVEHIGEGSEDLTLPAEAGEP
- a CDS encoding DUF397 domain-containing protein, translating into MNATPAIMAESGMFVFPCAIVILKQRADVSLHLIEFVGPRVAPPQRAAPTRLSAHIVKEAWVTESWAWRKSSFSDAGADNCVELARHTDRVMIRDSRYPHRAVLGFSRAPWKAFLDHTCHASHPLVEDRP
- a CDS encoding GNAT family N-acetyltransferase encodes the protein MADRIHRVIIEGSLISTPRLILRPWATGDAEAALPVYGVDEVSRWLAPALEPVSDLAAMERLIERWVAESETLEPPQGRWAVSLRETGELVGGVALLPLPPLGSDLEIGWQLAPGVWGQGLAAEAGHAVAHQAFESDAGVEELFAVVRPRNTRGAATARRVGMEWVGETEKYYNLQLQVYRLRKGDLDAGGPTAAFS